The following proteins are encoded in a genomic region of Drosophila willistoni isolate 14030-0811.24 chromosome 2L unlocalized genomic scaffold, UCI_dwil_1.1 Seg196, whole genome shotgun sequence:
- the LOC6640251 gene encoding cytosol aminopeptidase-like: protein MPSFRQLNLLRKAHRFLALERRLFQTTAVVREEANYGTKCDTTKGVVVGVYSKEGDKPAKTSENAVTLDDAVGGKIMALIKERGMDGTVGKGILFSGLEGEFQSVAVVGVGASGAGYCAVEMLDQGMENVRIAAGTGARALQMQNIQDVYVDGMDYPEQAAEGAALAVWRCNVNKRKKDRTATPKLHMFGKGDTDAWIRGLFKAESQNLARRLTDAPANQMTPSIFAQAAVDSLCPCGVSVEVRSMDWIEDMNLNSFLMVAKGSCEPPIILECSYCGTAPEDKPVLLLGQGLTFHSGGLCLKPKTGMDEYRGAMAGAAVCVGVLRAASALSLPINITAVMPLCEHMPSGMAVKCGDVVTLLNGMTMGVKNVGKAPVVMLADPLLYAQTTFKPKLIVDIGTVAQGVRHGLGGGASGLWATSDYVLKNFKKAGGITGDRIWHFPSFRYYREIVTSNTNYDLSNTGRGPASSCLAAAILSTLVPCVDWAHLDIRGTGMLTKYNPLPYLLKGCMTGRPTRTVIQFLYQIACPQAQD from the coding sequence ATGCCTTCGTTTCGTCAACTAAATTTACTACGTAAAGCGCATCGTTTCCTGGCCCTTGAGCGGCGTCTTTTCCAGACAACGGCGGTGGTTCGAGAGGAGGCCAACTATGGAACCAAATGCGATACGACCAAGGGCGTGGTTGTCGGCGTCTACTCCAAGGAGGGTGATAAACCGGCCAAGACGTCAGAGAATGCCGTCACTCTGGACGATGCGGTCGGTGGGAAAATAATGGCTCTGATCAAGGAACGCGGCATGGACGGAACTGTGGGCAAGGGCATCCTATTCAGCGGCCTCGAAGGTGAGTTTCAATCAGTAGCCGTAGTCGGAGTGGGAGCTTCAGGAGCCGGCTACTGTGCAGTTGAGATGCTGGATCAGGGCATGGAGAATGTGCGGATTGCCGCCGGCACAGGAGCCCGTGCCCTCCAGATGCAAAACATTCAGGATGTATATGTCGATGGCATGGACTATCCGGAACAGGCAGCCGAAGGAGCTGCCTTGGCTGTGTGGCGTTGCAATGTGAACAAGCGGAAGAAGGATCGTACGGCCACGCCCAAATTGCATATGTTTGGCAAGGGCGACACCGATGCCTGGATCCGTGGTTTGTTCAAGGCGGAATCGCAGAATCTAGCCAGACGTTTGACGGATGCGCCAGCCAATCAGATGACACCTTCAATTTTCGCCCAGGCAGCTGTAGATTCCCTTTGTCCCTGCGGTGTGAGCGTCGAGGTGCGTTCCATGGACTGGATTGAGgatatgaatttaaattccTTCCTCATGGTGGCCAAGGGATCTTGTGAGCCTCCCATAATTTTGGAGTGTAGTTATTGCGGCACCGCGCCCGAGGATAAGCCAGTCCTGTTGCTGGGCCAAGGTTTAACCTTCCACAGTGGTGGCTTGTGTCTGAAGCCAAAGACTGGAATGGATGAATACCGTGGCGCTATGGCTGGTGCCGCCGTCTGTGTGGGCGTGTTGAGGGCTGCTTCAGCTTTGTCCCTGCCCATAAATATCACCGCCGTGATGCCTCTCTGTGAGCATATGCCCTCGGGCATGGCTGTAAAATGTGGTGACGTAGTCACTCTACTCAATGGCATGACCATGGGCGTTAAGAATGTCGGCAAAGCTCCAGTGGTGATGCTAGCCGATCCTCTGCTCTACGCTCAGACAACTTTCAAGCCCAAACTGATCGTTGACATTGGAACAGTTGCCCAGGGTGTGCGCCATGGTCTTGGCGGTGGTGCCAGCGGTCTTTGGGCCACTTCGGACTATGTTctcaaaaatttcaaaaaggcgGGCGGCATCACTGGCGATCGCATTTGGCATTTCCCATCCTTCCGCTATTACAGAGAGATCGTTACTTCCAACACCAACTATGATCTGAGTAATACTGGCCGGGGACCCGCCTCATCATGCCTAGCAGCGGCCATCTTGTCCACCCTAGTCCCGTGTGTGGATTGGGCCCATCTGGACATACGCGGTACGGGCATGCTAACCAAATACAATCCTTTGCCCTATTTGCTTAAGGGTTGTATGACTGGCCGACCAACGCGCACTGTCATTCAATTTTTGTACCAAATAGCCTGTCCACAAGCACAAGATTAA